In one window of Tenacibaculum mesophilum DNA:
- the udk gene encoding uridine kinase yields MFVIGIAGGTGSGKTTVVNQIINELPADEVCVISQDSYYKQTDNLTYEERTKINFDHPRAIDFDLMVDHLSELKNGCIIEQPVYSFVAHNRTKDTIKTHPRKVIIIEGILIFNSKELRNLCDIKVFVHADADERLIRRVRRDIKERGRDVDEVLNRYQSTLKPMHQQFIEPTKNYADIIIPNDRYNTVAIDIVRTVINDRL; encoded by the coding sequence ATATTTGTTATTGGTATTGCTGGAGGTACAGGAAGTGGAAAAACCACGGTAGTAAACCAAATTATTAACGAACTTCCTGCAGATGAAGTTTGCGTTATTTCACAGGACTCTTACTACAAACAAACAGATAACCTAACTTACGAAGAACGTACTAAGATAAACTTTGATCACCCTAGAGCTATCGATTTTGATTTAATGGTGGATCATCTATCTGAATTAAAAAACGGATGCATTATTGAACAACCGGTATATTCATTCGTTGCCCACAACAGAACCAAAGACACTATAAAAACACACCCCAGAAAAGTTATTATAATTGAAGGTATTTTGATTTTTAATAGCAAAGAACTTCGTAACTTGTGTGATATAAAAGTTTTTGTTCATGCTGATGCTGACGAACGCTTGATTAGACGTGTAAGAAGAGACATTAAAGAACGAGGTAGAGATGTTGATGAAGTTTTAAACCGTTACCAAAGCACTTTAAAACCTATGCACCAACAATTTATCGAACCTACAAAAAATTATGCTGATATCATTATACCTAACGATAGATATAATACCGTAGCTATAGATATTGTAAGAACTGTAATTAACGACCGTTTATAA
- a CDS encoding FtsB family cell division protein, with translation MSLKSIKNKPSFKIVTNIYVIILTVFVVWMLFFDENSYLTHREFNKEINELKSWIDYHEKKIKKDKKTIQQLQDSLQLERYAREKYLMKKEDEDIYIIEFDTIKK, from the coding sequence ATGAGTTTAAAATCAATTAAAAACAAACCTTCCTTTAAAATAGTCACTAATATTTACGTGATTATACTCACTGTTTTTGTGGTTTGGATGCTTTTTTTTGATGAAAATTCTTACCTTACCCATAGAGAGTTTAATAAAGAGATTAATGAACTAAAGAGCTGGATTGATTATCATGAAAAAAAAATCAAGAAAGACAAAAAAACCATTCAACAACTACAAGACTCTCTTCAACTAGAACGCTATGCTAGAGAAAAGTACTTAATGAAGAAAGAAGATGAAGATATTTATATTATTGAATTTGATACCATAAAAAAGTAA
- a CDS encoding methylmalonyl-CoA mutase subunit beta: MSNYLFDEFQGVTPAEWKQKIQVDLKGADYNDTLLWKTEEGITVKPFYTKEDRTNIQINTPNKGFAICQSINIENEEEANTFAIYSIKRGANAIKFSAKKEFDYNTLLKGIDTQKTLLYFTFNFLSSQFVKKLADFTNSDKCYFNIDVIGNLASSGNWYSNLKSDHTQLEEIAKATQNAICVNASIYQNAGATIVQQLAYALAHANEYLNHFGSSIANNIHFNFSVGSNYFFEIAKLRAFRILWDSLLNEYNTKATAHIFTQPSSRNKTIYDYNVNMLRTTSECMSAILGGTNTVANSSYDKIFHHSNEFGERISRNQLLILQQESELAEAQKIADGAYYIETITQQLAQKALEVFKLIEKGGGFLKQLKEGVIQRKIKESADKEQQLFDSGELVLLGTNKIQNENDKMKNDLEVSPFLKIRNEKTLIQPIIQKRLAEKLEQERLENE, from the coding sequence ATGAGTAACTATTTATTTGACGAATTTCAAGGTGTTACCCCTGCAGAATGGAAACAAAAAATACAAGTAGACCTTAAAGGTGCCGATTATAACGATACACTTTTATGGAAAACTGAAGAAGGTATTACTGTAAAACCTTTTTACACTAAAGAAGACAGAACCAATATTCAGATTAATACTCCAAATAAAGGTTTTGCTATTTGTCAATCTATTAACATTGAGAATGAAGAAGAAGCAAATACATTTGCTATCTACTCAATTAAAAGAGGAGCAAACGCCATAAAATTCAGCGCAAAAAAAGAGTTTGACTACAATACCTTATTAAAAGGAATTGACACTCAAAAAACCTTACTTTACTTTACTTTTAATTTTTTATCATCACAATTTGTAAAAAAACTAGCTGATTTCACAAACTCGGACAAGTGCTACTTCAATATAGATGTTATAGGAAACTTAGCTAGCTCAGGAAACTGGTATTCTAATCTTAAAAGCGATCATACACAATTAGAAGAAATAGCAAAAGCTACTCAAAATGCTATTTGTGTTAATGCTTCCATTTATCAAAATGCAGGAGCAACCATAGTTCAACAATTAGCATATGCACTTGCACACGCAAACGAATACTTGAATCATTTTGGAAGCTCAATTGCAAACAATATTCACTTTAATTTTTCTGTAGGAAGTAATTACTTTTTTGAAATTGCCAAACTAAGAGCTTTTAGGATTTTATGGGATTCTTTATTAAACGAATACAACACCAAAGCTACTGCTCATATTTTTACACAACCAAGTTCACGTAACAAAACTATATACGACTACAATGTAAACATGCTACGCACTACCTCTGAGTGTATGAGTGCTATTTTAGGAGGAACCAACACTGTAGCTAATAGTTCCTATGATAAAATTTTCCACCACTCAAATGAATTTGGGGAACGCATTTCTAGAAACCAGCTACTAATTTTACAGCAAGAAAGTGAGCTAGCAGAAGCTCAAAAGATTGCTGATGGTGCATACTACATTGAAACAATTACTCAACAACTTGCCCAAAAAGCACTAGAAGTTTTTAAATTAATAGAAAAAGGTGGTGGTTTCTTAAAACAATTAAAAGAAGGAGTTATCCAACGAAAAATAAAAGAGTCTGCAGATAAAGAACAACAATTATTTGACTCAGGAGAATTAGTTTTACTTGGAACAAACAAAATTCAAAACGAAAATGACAAGATGAAAAACGATTTAGAAGTTTCGCCTTTCTTGAAAATTCGTAACGAAAAAACACTAATTCAACCTATTATTCAAAAACGATTAGCTGAAAAGCTAGAACAAGAACGTTTAGAAAATGAGTAG
- the scpA gene encoding methylmalonyl-CoA mutase has product MSRKDISNIQIDKNQEQQSKNFKHEDFVAGIAPNLRGPYSTMYVRRPWTIRQYAGFSTAEESNAFYRRNLAAGQKGLSVAFDLATHRGYDSDHERVQGDVGKAGVAIDSVEDMKVLFDQIPLDKMSVSMTMNGAVLPILAFYIVAAEEQGVAPKLLSGTIQNDILKEFMVRNTYIYPPTPSMKIIADIFRYTSENMPRFNSISISGYHMQEAGATAEIELAYTLADGLEYIKKGLEAGMDIDTFAPRLSFFWAIGMNHFMEIAKMRAGRMLWAKLVKQFNPKNPKSLALRTHCQTSGWSLTEQDPFNNVARTAIEAMAAAFGGTQSLHTNALDEAIALPTDFSARIARNTQIYLQQETHITKTVDPWAGSYHVEKLTEEIANKAWELIQEVEELGGMTKAIEKGIPKMRIEEAAAKKQAKIDSGQDVIVGVNKYQLKQEDPLHILEVDNEAVRQSQIDRLNDLKSKRNQAEVDKTLRDLTESAKTGEGNLLDLAVKAARNRATLGEISDALETIFGRHKAVHKTISGVYSKEIKDDELFKKATELADKFAELEGRRPRIMIAKLGQDGHDRGAKVVATGYADLGFDVDIGPLFQTPQEATKQAIENDVHILGISSLAAGHKTLVPQVIAELKKYGREDIMVIVGGVIPAQDYQFLFDAGAVGVFGPGTKIAQAAIDMLTILIDSVEE; this is encoded by the coding sequence ATGAGTAGAAAAGATATATCAAACATACAAATAGATAAAAACCAAGAACAGCAAAGCAAAAACTTCAAACACGAAGATTTTGTTGCTGGTATTGCACCTAACTTACGTGGACCTTACTCTACCATGTATGTTCGTAGACCTTGGACAATTCGTCAATATGCAGGTTTTTCTACAGCTGAAGAAAGCAATGCTTTTTACCGTAGAAATTTAGCTGCTGGTCAAAAAGGATTATCAGTTGCTTTCGATTTAGCTACACACCGTGGTTACGACTCAGACCACGAACGTGTACAAGGTGATGTTGGAAAAGCTGGTGTTGCTATAGATTCTGTGGAAGACATGAAAGTTTTGTTCGACCAAATACCATTAGATAAAATGTCCGTTTCCATGACTATGAATGGAGCCGTTTTACCAATTTTGGCATTTTATATTGTAGCAGCTGAAGAACAAGGTGTAGCTCCTAAACTATTATCAGGAACTATTCAAAACGATATTTTAAAAGAGTTTATGGTGCGTAATACTTACATTTACCCACCTACTCCATCAATGAAAATTATTGCTGATATTTTTAGATATACTTCTGAAAATATGCCTAGGTTTAATTCAATCTCTATTTCAGGGTACCATATGCAAGAAGCTGGTGCTACTGCAGAAATTGAATTGGCTTATACTTTAGCTGACGGATTGGAATACATTAAAAAAGGGTTAGAAGCAGGAATGGACATTGACACCTTCGCTCCTCGCTTATCTTTCTTCTGGGCTATTGGAATGAATCATTTTATGGAAATTGCTAAAATGCGCGCTGGTAGAATGCTATGGGCTAAACTAGTAAAGCAATTCAACCCAAAAAATCCAAAATCATTAGCATTAAGAACCCACTGTCAAACCAGTGGATGGAGTTTAACTGAGCAAGATCCTTTTAACAATGTAGCCCGTACTGCAATTGAAGCTATGGCTGCTGCTTTTGGAGGAACACAAAGTTTACATACCAACGCTTTAGATGAGGCAATTGCCTTACCTACCGATTTTTCAGCACGCATTGCTCGTAACACACAAATATACTTACAACAAGAAACCCATATTACAAAAACAGTTGATCCTTGGGCAGGTAGTTATCATGTAGAAAAACTTACTGAAGAAATTGCCAATAAAGCATGGGAGCTAATTCAAGAAGTTGAAGAATTAGGAGGAATGACCAAAGCTATTGAAAAGGGGATTCCTAAAATGCGTATTGAAGAAGCGGCTGCTAAAAAGCAAGCCAAAATTGATAGTGGTCAAGATGTAATTGTTGGCGTAAACAAATACCAATTAAAACAAGAAGATCCTCTACATATTTTAGAAGTTGACAACGAAGCTGTTCGTCAATCTCAAATTGACAGACTAAACGACTTAAAATCGAAAAGAAATCAAGCTGAAGTAGATAAAACTTTACGTGATTTAACTGAATCTGCTAAAACAGGTGAAGGAAATTTATTAGATTTAGCGGTAAAAGCTGCAAGAAACAGAGCTACTTTAGGTGAAATTTCAGACGCTCTTGAAACTATTTTTGGACGTCATAAAGCAGTACATAAAACCATATCTGGCGTGTATAGTAAAGAAATAAAAGACGACGAGTTATTTAAAAAAGCTACTGAGTTAGCCGACAAGTTCGCAGAATTAGAAGGACGACGTCCTCGAATTATGATTGCTAAATTAGGACAAGACGGTCACGATCGTGGTGCTAAAGTAGTTGCTACTGGTTATGCTGATTTAGGTTTTGATGTAGATATAGGTCCATTATTCCAAACACCACAAGAAGCCACCAAACAAGCTATAGAAAATGATGTACATATTTTAGGTATTTCATCATTGGCTGCAGGACATAAAACGTTAGTTCCGCAAGTTATTGCTGAACTTAAAAAATATGGCCGTGAAGATATTATGGTTATTGTTGGTGGTGTAATTCCAGCACAAGATTACCAATTCTTATTTGACGCTGGTGCTGTAGGTGTTTTTGGCCCTGGAACTAAAATTGCGCAAGCTGCCATTGATATGTTAACTATTTTAATTGATAGTGTAGAAGAATAA